One genomic segment of Arthrobacter sp. zg-Y1110 includes these proteins:
- a CDS encoding acyltransferase family protein has translation MTRQISFFPQSADRLSPTAAKPGYRPEVQGLRALAVLMVASYHIWFGRVSGGVDVFLLVSAFLLSLSFIRKGETGQGLHLRQYWTRVFKRLLPAAAVVILGTLVATVLFVPRSRWTEIFSQAWTSLLYVQNWALAANSVDYYAADHSVASPFQHFWSLSVQGQVFILWPLLFALCALIARAWRKRFRSVVLGVFGVVFAASLAFSVIETYTNQAHAYFDTRTRLWEFAFGTLLALALPYLHPGRGLRVAAGWIGLAAILSGGFILDVQGQFPGFVALWPLVAAALVILAGQTGSRFGVDRFLSWGPLVRMGDMSYALYLWHWPVLVIYLAWRDRQEVGLVGGSFIIALSLALAYLTTRFVDNPLRAVQGPAAGKRAVTVIVACLAVVAVPLAGVQYALKVQDDKLQAEAEINYPGARVLLPGYDGAPTGVPVRPASAADPQSWGDLPLKCSQIPDGPSDPILEDGCFSTSNTGSAERTILVIGSSHAQQWIEAIEPMAETHNYRIVALLRGGCPYGDVSDNDPQGCSRFNEAATEYALEMKPDAVVTVATAARADQGADPMMDGFPDAAEQLSDAGIEVVGIRDNPRFAFDMQVCAEVNGPEACAVPLQLSPVFPPAEYAGGTSFIDFSDLICPGGLCTPVIGNTYVYLDDNHLTAGFTASMATEFEQRFHQAVSW, from the coding sequence GTGACCCGCCAGATTTCGTTTTTCCCGCAGTCAGCGGACCGGCTTTCGCCGACGGCAGCCAAACCCGGATACCGACCAGAGGTACAGGGCCTCCGGGCGCTGGCAGTCCTCATGGTGGCCAGCTACCACATCTGGTTCGGCCGGGTGTCCGGGGGTGTGGACGTCTTCCTCCTGGTCTCTGCTTTCCTGCTCTCGCTCTCCTTCATCCGGAAAGGCGAGACCGGCCAGGGACTGCACCTGCGGCAGTACTGGACGCGTGTTTTCAAACGCCTGCTGCCCGCCGCGGCGGTCGTGATCCTGGGTACGCTCGTCGCTACGGTGCTGTTCGTGCCCCGAAGCCGGTGGACGGAGATCTTCTCCCAGGCCTGGACGTCGCTGCTGTACGTACAGAACTGGGCCCTGGCCGCGAACTCCGTGGACTACTACGCGGCAGACCACAGCGTCGCGAGCCCGTTCCAGCATTTCTGGTCGCTGTCGGTACAGGGCCAGGTCTTCATCCTCTGGCCGTTGCTGTTTGCGCTCTGTGCCCTGATTGCCAGGGCATGGCGGAAGCGGTTCCGCAGTGTTGTCCTAGGGGTTTTCGGGGTGGTCTTTGCAGCGTCTCTGGCCTTCTCTGTCATTGAGACCTACACAAACCAGGCCCACGCCTACTTCGATACCCGTACGCGGTTGTGGGAATTTGCCTTCGGCACCTTGCTCGCCCTTGCCCTTCCCTACCTGCATCCGGGCAGGGGCCTGAGGGTAGCCGCCGGATGGATCGGCCTGGCCGCGATCCTTAGCGGCGGGTTCATCCTCGACGTGCAGGGGCAGTTCCCCGGGTTTGTGGCGCTTTGGCCCCTGGTGGCGGCGGCGCTGGTAATCCTGGCCGGACAGACCGGCAGCCGTTTCGGTGTGGACCGGTTCCTGTCCTGGGGCCCCCTGGTGCGGATGGGGGATATGTCCTATGCGCTTTATCTGTGGCACTGGCCCGTGCTGGTCATTTACCTTGCCTGGCGGGACCGGCAGGAAGTGGGGCTTGTCGGGGGTTCGTTCATCATTGCGCTTTCACTGGCACTGGCGTATCTGACAACCCGCTTTGTAGACAATCCCCTCCGTGCGGTGCAGGGACCGGCTGCCGGGAAGCGCGCCGTCACCGTGATAGTGGCATGCTTAGCCGTGGTGGCGGTGCCGTTGGCGGGCGTGCAATATGCGCTCAAGGTGCAGGATGACAAGCTGCAGGCGGAAGCCGAAATCAACTACCCCGGGGCGCGGGTCCTCCTTCCGGGATACGACGGCGCGCCGACGGGAGTGCCGGTCCGTCCGGCATCGGCCGCCGATCCGCAGAGCTGGGGAGACCTCCCGCTGAAATGCTCGCAGATCCCGGACGGCCCGTCGGACCCGATTCTCGAAGACGGCTGCTTCAGCACCTCGAACACCGGTTCGGCGGAGCGGACGATCCTTGTCATCGGCAGCTCGCATGCGCAGCAGTGGATCGAAGCGATCGAACCGATGGCCGAAACGCACAACTATCGGATCGTAGCTTTGCTGCGGGGCGGCTGTCCCTACGGTGACGTTTCGGATAATGATCCGCAGGGCTGCAGCCGGTTCAACGAGGCGGCAACTGAGTACGCCCTGGAGATGAAGCCCGATGCCGTGGTTACCGTTGCCACTGCGGCGAGGGCCGACCAAGGCGCCGACCCCATGATGGACGGTTTCCCGGATGCGGCCGAACAGCTCAGTGACGCTGGAATCGAAGTCGTCGGTATCCGCGACAATCCCCGCTTCGCCTTCGACATGCAGGTCTGTGCCGAGGTGAATGGTCCCGAAGCCTGCGCCGTTCCGCTCCAGCTGTCCCCGGTGTTTCCGCCCGCCGAATACGCCGGAGGCACTTCATTCATCGACTTCTCGGATCTGATCTGTCCCGGGGGGCTCTGCACGCCGGTGATCGGGAACACCTACGTCTACCTCGACGACAACCACCTGACCGCCGGCTTTACGGCGTCCATGGCCACGGAATTCGAGCAAAGATTCCACCAGGCGGTCAGCTGGTAG